The following proteins come from a genomic window of Nicotiana tomentosiformis chromosome 12, ASM39032v3, whole genome shotgun sequence:
- the LOC138902573 gene encoding uncharacterized protein, with translation MHATEKDAVELAVFRLRDIAILWYEGWERSRGRDAPPTIWENFSDDFLVQYLPQEIREALVDQFLALKQGNMSVREYSLRFYSLSRYTPYIVATMRDRIHSFIAELAPELTELCAIAALQDSIDISRIQAFAQNIERGRHRQQGTVRTESG, from the coding sequence atgcatgccacggagaaagatgCAGTTGAGCTAGCTGTTTTTCGACttcgagatatagccatcctttggtatgagggatgggagaggtccaggggacgtgatgcacctccaactatttgggagaatttttcggaTGACTTCCTTGTCCAGTACTTACCGCAGGAGATCCGAGAGGCTCTAGttgatcagtttctagccctcaagcagggcaatatgagtgttcgagagtatagtctccgtttttaCTCATTGTCCCGATATACACCATatatagttgctactatgcgagACAGGATCCACAGTTTCATAGCAGAgttggccccagagttgaccgagttATGTGCCATCGCTGCACTGCAGGATAGTAtcgatatctcccggattcaagcatttgcccagaatatagaaaggggtaggcatcggcagcagggtacgGTGAGGACCGAGTCAGGGTAG
- the LOC138902572 gene encoding uncharacterized protein, which yields MSVHPSGRESQSLAGSQGRGRGSSLGGNQNRSYSLSGRQDQESSPDIVTGMLIIFSHDACALIEPGSTLSCITPFVVGKFGIVPEILSDPFAVSTLVGELINSKWVYRGCMLTVCGLQTSADLVEIEMLDLDAIMGMD from the coding sequence ATGTCTGtacatccttcagggcgcgagtctcaatcTTTGGCAGGTAGTcaaggtagaggtagaggttccagtttagGTGGTAACCAGAATCGTAGCTATTCTTTatcgggtcgacaggaccaggagtcttcaccagacattgtgacaggtatgttgatcattttctctcacgatgcttgtGCCTTGATAGaaccaggatctactttatcgtgtattaccccatttgtcgtggggaagtttggtatagtgcctgaaatactaagtgatccttttgcggtatctacactggTCGGAGAATTGATTAATTCTAaatgggtttaccgaggttgtatgCTGACAGTTTGTGGTcttcagacctcagccgacctagttgagatAGAGATGTTGGATTtggatgctatcatgggcatggactag